One Cellulomonas sp. WB94 genomic window, AGGGTGGGCTGCTCCGGCGGCGCGGCGAGACCCTCGTCGTGCCCACGTCCGACGTCACGGGGCTCGCCCACGGCGGCCACGCGCAGGGCGCCGCACTCCTGCTCGCGTCGTACGAGGACCTCAAGCCCGCCGACCTCGCCGACGTCCTGCACGACATGTCCACGACGCGCCGGCTCCAGGTCGCGAGCGCGCTGGACAACGAGCGACTCGCGGACATCCTCGAGGAGCTCCCCGAGGACGACCAGGTCGCGATCCTCTCGGGACTCGAGCGGGGCCGCGCCGCCGACGTGCTCGAGGCGATGCAGCCCGACGACGCCGCCGACCTCCTCGGCGAGCTCACGGACGAGCAGGCCGCCGAGCTCCTCGGACTCATGGAGCCCGAGGAGGCGCGCGACGTCCGACGCCTCCTCGCCTACGAGGACAACACCGCGGGCGGGCTCATGACGACCGAGCCGGTCATCCTCGGCCCCGAGACCTCGATCGCCACGGCGCTCGCGCACGTGCGCCGGCAGGACCTCGCACCGGCGCTCGCGTCGATGGTCTTCGTCGCCCGCCAGCCGCTCGAGACCCCGACCGGGCGGTTCCTCGGCGTCGTCCACCTCCAGCGCATGCTTCGCGAGGCGCCGCACGAGTCCATCGGCGCGATCATGGACTCCGACATCGACGCAGTGACGGCCGAGGCCCCGCTCCTGCAGGTCACGCGCCTGCTCGCGACCTACAACCTGCTCGCCGTCCCGGTCGTGGACGGCGAGAAGCGGCTGCTCGGCGCGGTCAGCGTCGACGACGTGCTCGACCATCTGCTGCCCGAGGACTGGCGCGGGCTCGACGACGAGCCGCCGGCCGCGGCTGCGACACAGGGACCGACCCCCGACGACGGACGAACCGGAGGCACTCGTGGCTGAGCGTCTCGACACCCCGAAGGAGAACCGGCGGACCCTGCTGCCGAAGGTCCAGGTCGACCAGGACGCGTTCGGCAAGATCGCGGAGGGCATCGCGCGGTTCATGGGGACGCCGCGGTTCCTCGCCTACATGACGGTGTTCGTCGTGGTGTGGCTCGGCTGGAACTCCGTCGGCCCGATCGCCCTGCGGTTCGACTCGAAGCTCTACGGCTTCACCCTGCTCACGCTCATGCTCTCGCTCCAGGCGTCGTACTCCGCACCGCTCATCCTGCTCGCGCAGAACCGCCAGGTGGACCGCGACCGGGTCGCGGCCGAGCAGGACCGGCAGGGCGCCGAGCGCAACCTCGCCGACACCGAGTTCCTCGCCCGCGAGATCGCCGCGCTGCGCATCGCGTTGTCCGAGGTCGCGACGCGCGACTTCGTCCGCGGCGAGCTCCGCGACCTCCTCGAGGAGCTGGCCGCTGAGCGGGCCAACGGCGGCGACACCGACCGGGCCTCCGGCACCGAGACGAGGCCCGGGTCGCCGTCGGCGTGACCGCGGGGGCGAACGGCCCACCGACAGGCTGACGGCTCGACCTACGATGGTCCCCATGTCCGCCCTTACCGACCCCGCCCAGCTCGCCGACGCCGTCCGCGCCACCCTCGTCGGCGTCATCGACCCGGAGATCCGTCGCCCGATCACCGACCTCGGGATGGTCCGTTCGGTCGAGGTGACCCCCGGCGGCGCCGTCGACGGCGGCCCGCTCGTCACGGTCGGCCTCGACCTGACGACGCAGGGCTGCCCGCTCAAGGACACCCTCACGAAGGACATCACGGCGGCCGCCCGCACGGTCGAGGGCGTCACCGACGTGCGGGTCGCGATGGGCGTGATGTCCCCCGAGCAGCGCACCGAGCTGCGCACGATGCTGCGCGGCGGCTCCCCCGAGCCCGTCATCCCGTTCTCCTTGCCGACCTCGCTGACGAAGGTGTACGCGATCGCGTCCGGCAAGGGCGGCGTGGGCAAGTCGTCGGTGACGGCCAACCTCGCGTGCGCCATGGCAGCCGACGGGCTGCGGGTGGGGATCGTCGACGCCGACATCTACGGCTTCTCGATCCCCCGCATGCTCGGCGTGACGCGTCCGCCGACGAAGGTCGACGACATGCTCCTGCCGCCGATCGCCTACGACGTCAAGGTCGTGTCGATCGGCATGTTCGTGCCGGCCGGGCAGCCCGTCGTGTGGCGCGGCCCGATGCTGCACCGCGCGCTGCAGCAGTTCCTGGCGGACGTGTTCTGGGGCGACCTCGACGTGCTCCTGCTGGACCTTCCCCCCGGAACGGGCGACATCGCGATCTCGGTCGCGCAGCTGCTCCCCTCCTCCGAGCTCCTCGTCGTGACGACCCCGCAGGTCGCGGCGGCCGAGGTCGCCGAGCGGGCCGGGTCGGTCGCGCTGCAGACGCGTCAGCACGTCGTCGGCGTGCTGGAGAACATGTCGTGGCTCGTGCAGCCCGACGGGTCGCGCCTCGAGCTGTTCGGCTCGGGCGGGGGTGCCGTCGTCGCGGAGAACCTGTCGCGCGCCATGGGGGCACCCGTCCCGCTGCTCGGCCAGGTCCCGCTGGACATGGCGCTGCGTGAGGCGGGCGACGAGGGCATGCCGATCGTGCTCGCGGACCCCGACTCCCCGAGCGCCGTCGTGCTCCGCTCGGTCGCGCGGACGCTCGCGGCCCGGTCGCGCGGTCTGGCCGGTCGGTCGCTCGGGCTCTCCCCCGTCGCGCACTGAGCGATCGCCCGAGGAGACGCCGCCCGCTGAGGCGCCTCAGCTGATCGGTCTCGCACGGGTCGACGCCCCCGCGACGCGCCTGTTGGTTCCTGTTCGACTGTGGTGAATACTGTCCACATGCTCGCGCCGCAGCGCCAGGACCGGATCCTGGCCCAGATCCGTGCGCTCGGCGCCGTGCGCGTCACGGACCTCGTCGACGAGCTGGACGTCTCCGACATGACGGTCCGGCGCGACATCGCCGAGCTCGCGCGCGCCGGGCTCGTCCGACGCGTCCACGGCGGTGCGGTGACGCCCGAGCCCCCGGCCCGCTCGACGCACGAGCCCGGCTTCGAGACCAAGCGCACCTGGGCCGCGGCCGAGAAGGCGGCTATCGCCCGCGAGGCGCTCGCGACGATCGAGCCCGGGCAGGCGATCGCCCTCTCGGCCGGCACGACGACCCACCTGCTGGCCGAGCTCATCGCCGCCGACCTCACGCTGCGACCGCTGACGGTCGTGACGAACTCTCTCCCCGTGGCCGACGCCCTGCATCACGCGGCCGACTCGTCCGGCCACTCCGCGCTCGAGGTCATCCTCACGGGCGGGGTCCGGACGCCGTCGGACGCGCTCGTCGGGCCGGTCGCGGACGCCGCGATCGAGCGGCTGCGCGTCGACCGCGTGTTCCTCGGGGTGCACGGTCTCGACCGGCACGGCGCGACGACCCCGAACCTGCTCGAGGCCGCGACCGACCAGGCCCTGGTCGCGAGCGCAGCCCGGCTCACCGTGCTCGCCGACCACACCAAGTGGGGTGTCGTCGGGCTGGCCCGGATCGCCTCGCTCGACGAGATCGACCTCCTCCTCAGCGACGACGGGCTCCCCATGGACGCCCGCACGGTCCTCGAGGACACCGTCGGACAGCTTCTGCTCGCCACCACCCCCGCCATGCCCACCGCATCCACCCCGCCCAGCCCCGAGGACCTCTGATGACCGATCCCGCCCGCCTCGCCCGGGTCCGCCGCACCGCGACCCACCTGGCCGACGGCCGCGAGCTCATCTACTTCGACGACTCCGAGCCGTACGTCTCCGGCGGTGCGACGCGGCGGCTCGACGACCCGCGCCCGCTCGGCGACCGGTTCGAGGCGGCGACGTCGGGCGACGCCGGCGGCGCGGCAGCCCCGGTGCAGGGCCCGGAGATGCGGCGCGACCCGCTGACGGGCGACTGGATCCCCATGGCGTCGCACCGCATGAACCGCACGTTCCTGCCGGCCGCCGACTCGTGCCCGCTGTGCCCGGCACGCCCCGACGCCGAGTACTCGGACGGCGAGGTGCCCGACACCGACTACGACGTCGCCGTCTTCGAGAACCGGTTCCCCGCCCTCATGCGCATCCCCGGCGTCACGCTCGACGACGGCTGGCGCGTCGACGACGATCCGCTGTGGCCGGCGCTGCCCGCGGCGGGCCGCTGCGAGGTCGTGTGCTTCAGCTCGGACCACACGAGCTCGTTCGCGGACCTCACCTCGGCGCGCGTCCGGACGATCATCGAGGCCTGGGCGGACCGCACCACGGAGCTGTCCGCGCTGCCGGGGATCGAGCAGGTCTTCTGCTTCGAGAACCGCGGCAAGGAGATCGGGGTCACGCTGCCGCACCCGCACGGGCAGATCTACGCGTTCCCGTACCTGACCCCCCGTACGCAGGCGATGCTCCGAGAGGCCGCCGCCTACCGCGAGCGCACCGGCGGGAACCTGCTGGCCGACGTCGTCGCGGCGGAGCGCCGCGCCGGCACCCGCGTGATCCTCGAGACGGAGCACTGGACCGCCTACGTGCCGGCCGCGGCCCGCTGGCCCGTCGAGGTCCACCTCGCGCCGCACCGCGACGTCCCGGACCTCCCGTCGCTCACCGACGCCGAACGCGACGACCTCGCGGTGACCTACCTCGAGCTGCTGCGCCGGCTCGACCGGTTCTTCGTCGAGCCCGACGGCACACCGATCCCCCTGCCGTACATCGCCGGGTGGCACCAGGCGGTGACCGGCGAGGGCCGCGAGCTCGGCCGCCTGCACCTCCAGGTGTTCTCGGTGCTGCGCGCCCCCGGCAAGCTCAAGTACCTCGCGGGCGTCGAGTCCGGGATGGCCGCGTGGATCAGCGACACCACGCCCGAGCGGGTCGCGGCGCGGCTGCAGGAGCTCGGCCGATGAGCGCCCGGTGGATCCCCGCCTGGACCGGTGACGAGGGTGCCGCCCGCGCGCTCGCGGCGTTCGCTGCGCGCTTCGGTACCGACGGCGTCGCCCCGACCGTCTGGTCGGCGCCGGGCCGGGTCAACCTCATCGGTGAGCACACCGACTACAACGGCGGGCTCTGCCTGCCGATCGCCCTGCCGCACCGCACCTACGTCGCGCTCCGGCCGGCGCCAGCGGGCAGCGACGTCGTCCGCCTGGCATCGGCGCAGGAGCCGGGCGCAGGGCTGGTCGAGATGCACCTGGCCGACGTCGGCCCAGGGACCGTCGACGGCTGGACCGCGTACGTGCTCGGGGTGGCCTGGGCGCTCCGGCAGCCCGGTGCGCTCCCGACCGGGTCCGACGCCTCGGCGATCGGCGGCTTCGACGCCGTCGTGGACTCGTGCGTGCCGTACGGAGCTGGCCTGTCGTCGTCCGCGGCGCTCGAGGCCTCGGTCGCCGTGGCGCTCGACGCGACCGCCCACCTCGGGTTGGCCGGCCCGGCCGACGACCCGGACGACGCGGGCCGGGCGCTGCTCGCCGCGGCGTGCGTGCGCGCCGAGAACGAGGTCGCGGGCGCCCCGACGGGCGGCATGGACCAGTCGGCGTCCCTCCGGGCGCGGGCGGGCCACGCACTGCTCCTCGACTGCCTCGACGGCTCGGTCCGCCAGGTGCCGTTCGACCTGGCGGCCGACGGTCTCGCGCTCCTCGTCATCGACACCCGCGCCGAGCACGCGCTGGTCGACGGCCAGTACGCGGCCCGACGCACCACGTGCGAGACAGCGGCGGCACGGCTCGGTCTCGGGACCCTGCGCGAGATCCACGGGACCGACGGTCTCGCCGCCGCTCTCGCGACGCTCGCGGCCGACGGGGCTGCTGAGGCCGACATCGCGGTCCGCCGCGTGCGCCACGTGGTCACCGAGATCGCGCGGGTCGAGGAGTTCGTCGCGCTGCTCGACGCCGGGAAGGTCCACGAGGTCGGTCCGCTCATGGACGCGTCGCACGCCTCGCTGCGGGACGACTACGAGGTCTCGTGCCGCGAGCTCGACCTCGCGGTGGCGACCGCCCGGTCGGCCGGCGCGCTCGGGGCCCGGATGACGGGCGGCGGCTTCGGCGGATCGGCGATCGCCCTCGTCGAGGCCGACGCGGTCGAACCGGTCGCGGCCGCGATCGCAGCGGCCTTCGACTCCGCGGGGCTCACTGCTCCGACGTTCCTGCTCTCCCCGCCGTCGGCGCCCGCGGGGTAGGAGTCATACCACGGGGGGATTTTCCGGGCGCCGATACGTCGATAGGTTGCGCGTGCGGGGGCGACGGGTGTCGCCCCCGTCCATGACCACTCGAGGGGCAGCGCTGTGGGCATCACACGCAGGTACATCTTCCCGACCGTGCGCATCCTCCTGTGGGCGGTCATCGCCGTGGCGCTCGTCAAGATGGCGTTCACCGGCGCAGACATCACCCCGGCCGCCGACCCGCTGCGCCCGACGGCCGAGATCGTCGAGCCGCACGTGGCAGCCTCGGCGGGCACGATCACCAACACGGTGACGGTCAAGGCCGCCGTCGTTGCCGACGCCGGGACCTCCGTGCGTGCGACGCTCGCCGGCACGGTGACGAAGCTGCTCGCGAAGGACGGCCAGCAGGTCGACGCCGGCACGGCGATCCTCGTGATCACCCTCGAGACCCCGGTGGACCCGACGGTCACGACGAACGCCGAGACGGGCGTCCAGACCGTCACCGAGAACAAGCCGAAGATCACGACGGCGACGATCAAGGCCCCGCATGCGGGCACCCTCACGCTCCCGACGCTCAAGGACCAGGTCGTCTCGGTGGGGGACGTCGTCGCGACGGTGTCCCCCGGGACGATGTCGGTGTCCGGGACCCTGACGCCCGACCAGCAGTACCGGCTGCTCGGCGCACCGGCCGACGCCAAGGTGTCGCTCAAGGGCGGACCGGCGCCGTTCACGTGCACAAACCTGCGTATCGGCGCCGCCGCCCCGACCACCGGGACCACCGACTCGACCCAGGTCGCGGACACCGGCACGAGCACGGCCCAGCCTGCGTCCGGCGTGGTCACGTGCGCGATCCCCGCAGGCGTCATCGCGTTCCCGGGGCTGGGCGCCGACATGGCCATCACGAACGGCACCGCCGAGAACGCCGTCGTCGTCCCGGTCACCTCGGTCCAGGGGTCGGTGCAGAACGGGAACGTGTGGGTGGTGCAGCCGGACGGCACGTCCGTGTCCAAGGCCGTGACGCTCGGCCTCACCGACGGCGAGACGGTCCAGATCGTCGAGGGCCTCGCGCTGGGCGACGAGATCCTGCAGTTCATCCCCGTCGGGGAGGGCGGCGTGCCCGACTGCAACGACCCGGCATCGTTCGACCCGGTGAAGTGCGCCGGATGAGCCTCCTCGAGCTGACCGACGTCACGCGGTCCGTCCGGCTGCCCGACGACCGGGTCCTGCACATCCTGCGCGGCATCACGCTGTCGGTCGACGCCGGCGAGCACATCTCCGTGGTCGGCCGCTCGGGCACAGGCAAGTCCACGCTGCTGAACATCCTCGGGCTGCTCGACGAGCCGACCTCGGGCGACTACCTCCTCGAGGGGACGGCCGTCACCCGGCTGTCGGGCCGCCGCCGGGCCCGACGACGCGGGGACGCCTTCGGCTTCGTCTTCCAGCAGTTCAACCTGCTCCCGGGCCGCACCGCGCTCGAGAACGTCGCCGCCCCGCTGATGTACGCGCGCGGGAGCGCGTTCTGGCGCAGGTTCCGCCTCGCCGCCGACATGCTCGACCGCGTCGGGCTCGGCGACCGTCTCGACGAGATGCCCGACAAGCTCTCGGGCGGCGAGCAGCAGCGTGTCGCGATCGCCCGCGCGCTCGTGCGCAGCCCGCGCGTGATCCTCGCCGACGAGCCGACAGGTGCGCTCGACGTCGACACGGGCGGGGAGATCATGAGCCTGCTCGACGAGATCGCGTCGCAGACCGGCGCAGCGCTGATCGCCATCACGCACGACCTCGCCGTCGCCGCGCGTGCCCAGCGGCACTACCGGCTCGCGGAGGGCGTGCTCGTGCCCATCACCCTCAACGCACCCGGCCGGATCACCGAGTGGGTCGGCGACGTCCCGACCGACCGGCCCGACGACGCCGTCACGACGCTCTCGTGAGCGGCATCGTCGGCACGATCGTCGAGGCCTGGGACGAGCTGCGGATCCACAAGCTGCGCGTCCTGCTCGCGCTCATCGGGGTCGCGGTCGCCGTCACCGCGATCACCGGCGTCACCGCCGTGGTGCAGATGATGAACCAGGCGTTCAAGGAGTCCGCCGACCGCCAGAGCGGCCGGTCCGTGACGATCGACCTGTACGCGTGGCCGACGGGCGCCGGGGGGACGACGCCGCCGACCGCCGAGCAGTACGCCACCGAGTTCGACCGGATCGTCGAGCGGTACGACATCACGTATGCGACCCGACATGTGGGCGGACCGATGCGGTTCCGGTTCCCCACCGGCACGGCCATCGTGAACGCGCAGGTCGTCGACCCCGACTTCGGGGTCATCACGCGCTTCCGGACGACCCAGGGCCGCTGGTTCACCGACGCGGACACCCAGCGGTTCGCACCGGTCGCCGTCGTCAACGAGGCGTTCCTCGCCGCGCTCGGCGTGACCGACCTGTCATCGCACCCGACGGTCCTGCTCGGGACCGACACCCCGGTGCGCACCGAGGTGATCGGCGCCTACCACGACGAGTGGAGCGATGCTCCGCCGTCGGCGTACCTGCTCTACGACCACGTGACCCGGTGGGGGCTGCTCGGAGCCGACATGGCCAACCAGACGCCGACCTTCAAGGTGTGGGTGCCGCCGGACCTCGCCGCGGAGCTGCGTCCCCTGCTCAAGCGTGACCTCGCCGGAGCGCTCCCCGGCACGCAGGTCGAGGTGCCAGAGCCGTACACCGGCCAGAACGTGCTCGACGGCGCGACCCGGTGGGTCGTCCTGGGCATCGGCGGGTTCTCGCTGCTGCTGGGCGGGCTCGGTCTCGTCAACATCGCGCTCGTCACCGTGCGGTTCCGGATCCGGGAGATCGGCATCCGCCGCAGCTTCGGGGCGACGTCGGGCCGCGTCTTCTTCGGGGTCCTCATGGAGTCCGTGGTGGCGACGGTGGTCGCCGGTGTGGTGGGCGTCGTGATCGCCGTCGCGGTGATCAAGAACATCCCCATCGAGAAAGTGTTCGGCGGAAGCATCGAGGACGTCCCGCCGTTCCCCGTCGCAGCGGCCGTCACGGGCATGGTCTGCGCGACGACGGTCGGCGCGCTGGCCGGTCTGATCCCCGCGATCGTGGCCGTCCGCGTCAAGGTCATCGACGCGATCCGCTACTGACCCGGGGTCACCACCCCGACCGTCGCGGCGCTGCGTGCGGGCGCGCCGAGCTGGCAGGGCTACAGGTCGTAGGTCGCCACGAGCGGGGCGTGGTCGCTCCACCGCGTGTCGTAGGACGGCGCCCGGTCGACGTCGACCGCCACCGCCGCGTCGGCAAGGTCCGGCGTCACCAGCTGGTAGTCGATGCGCCAGCCGGAGTCCGTGTCGAACGCCTTGCCGCGCCACGACCACCACGTGTACGGCCCGGGGCCCTCTCCGCCGAGCTCGCGACCGAGGTCGTGCCACCCGAGGTCGTCGAACCACCGGTCGAGGTAGGCGCGCTCCTCGGGGAGGAACCCGGCAGCCTTGAGGTTGCCCTTCCAGTTCTTGATGTCGACGTTGCGGTGCGCGATGTTGAGGTCGCCCGCGACGACCACGAGCCCGCCACCTTCCGCGAGCTCGCCGAGCCGGGCCGTGACCCGGTCGAGGAACGCGTACTTCTCCTCCATCGACGGCGTGCCGACGGTGCCCGAGTGGATGTAGGTCGAGACGACCGTGAGTGTGCGCGCCGGCGCGGCGTCGCGCGCGGGGAGCTCGAGGTCCGCCTCGACCCAGCGGCCGGTCTCCCCCGGGACGTCGGAGCCGAGGCCGATGCGGACCGCGCTCATCGGTAGGCGCGAGGCGATCGCCACCCCCGCCCGCCCCTTGAACTCGCTCTCCTGGTGGGCGAGGTCCCACTCGCTCGTCGGGAAGAAGTCGCTGAGGATCTCGTCCGGCGCCCGCACCTCCTGGAGCAGGAGCACGTCCGGCGTGCGGGTCTGGATCCACGGACCCATGCCGCGCTTGAACGCGGCCCTGATCCCGTTCACGTTGGCGGTCGCGATCGTCAGCACGGGCCTATCCAACCCCACGGGACCCACACCACGTCACGACCGTCCGCCGCTCGCCCGTCGACGTGCGCCCTGGGCGCTGCCTCCCGGCGGGCGACCGTCGTCCGGACACGGCACCGCCCGGGTGCCGATGCTCCGAGGAGCGCCGGCACCCGGGCGGTCACCTTCCGCGCGTCAGGGCCTGTGCACCCGGACCGTCAGCACGGAGCTGCTCGTCGTGCCCGCGGCGTTCGCGAGCTCGGCGCGGTACGTGTGCTTGCCCACCGACCGACCCGTGACCGTCGTCGAGGCCGACTGCGGGCCGAGGCCCGCGCTCGCGGACATCGCCTGGGTGTCGATCAGGACGCCGTCCTCGTAGAGCCGGTACGTCGTGGCGGGAGTTCCCCACCACTTCACGGCGGTCACCGTGTACGTGCCGTTGCCGTCCCAGTTGTCGGAGAACAGGTGCGGCTTGCCGGGGCTGGCATCGGTGACCTTCACCGTGACCGAGGTGGTCGCCGTCGTGCCCTTGAGGTTCGACAGCTCGCCGGTGTACACGTACGTGCCGTTGACCCGGCCCGTCAGGTGCACCTCGACGTGCTGCGCGTTCGGCGTGCCGTCCACGAGGGACTCGGTGTGGATCAGCACGCCGTTCTCGTAGAGCGTGAACGTCGTGCCGTTCTGACCCCGGCGCAGATCCGCCGAGATCGTGTAGTCACCGTCGTGCAGACCGCGGGGCCAGCCGTTGTCGCTGGTCAGGACGGCCCGCCCGGGTGCCTTCGGCGGGATCGGGACTCCGGGGGCCACGGTCACGGGGATCGTGACCGTCGTGCCCGAGGGGGCGGCGACCAGGCGCAGCGTCGCTGCCCCGACGACGTCCCGGGGGACGACGACGGACACCTGGGCGGCACCTGCCGTCACCGGCACCTGCACCGGCGCTGCGGCGCTCCCGACCCAGGAGGCCGTGAGCGTCGTGTTGGCGGGGCTGCCGAGCGACGTCAGGTCCAGCTTGGCGACCCCGAACGCGAGGGTGTCGTCCTGCGTCGCTGCGCTCGGCAGGCCGGTGACCTGCACGGCGTGCCGGGCGAAGCTCGGCGACACCGGCTGGTTGGCCGTCAGGTAGGCGATCCACGCGTCCCGGTCCACGAGGCCCGAGTCACGCACGTCGGTCGCCGACGTGAAGATCCGGAAGTTGTCGCCGCCCGTCGCGAGGAAGTTGAACGTGCCGACCCGGTAGGACGCCGTCGGGTCGAGCGCTGCCCCGTTGATCGTCACCGAGGTGATGCGGCTGCCTGCGGCGAGCGACGCGTCGTAGGTGTACGACACGTTGTCCGACAGGCCGAGCTGCAGGTAGGGCCGCGACGGCACGGTGCCGTCGGGGTTGGTCTGCCACTGCTGCTCGAGCATCGTCTTGAACTGCGCTCCCGTGAGCGAGACCGTCCACAGGTTGTTGAGGAACGGCAGGACCGCGTTCGCCTGGGCGTACGTGATCTGGCCGTCCAGCGCCGGACCGGCGGGGCTGTAGGACGACTGCTTCGCGAACAGGTCGCTCCGCAGGCCGCCCGGGTTGACGACGCCGATCTGGGCGCCGCCGCGCAGCGGGTCGCTGAGCGAGGCGCGCAGCGAGTTCGCAACGAGGTTGCCCAAGGTCGACTCCGACGCGCGGTCGTCGCGCGAGGTGCCGATGTAGGCCGTCGTGATGTCGGCCGTGAGCGAGCCCACGACCTTGTTGCCCTCGACCGCTGCGCTGGCGATCGCCGCGTCGACGATCGTCTTGACGGCTGCGGCCCGCGGGTACGTCGCGACCAGCGTGGCGGCCGGCGTCGTCGTGCGGGCCACGTTCGTCGCCTTGTATGCGATGACGTCGTCCGTGGCGTTGTCGATCGTCAGTGTGATCTCACCGACGAACGCCCCGTAGGAGCCCGTCTGCAGGATCGGCCGGGTGGCGGTCGTCGATCCGGGGACCGGTGCGTCCCACGCGTACACCTTGTGGGTGTGGCCCGTGAAGATCGCGTCGACCTTGGCATCGGTCTGCGTGACGATCTTTGCGAACGCGCCGCCGGCGGCTATCTCCTGCTCGAGCGTCGCCCCGTCGGGAGTGCCGGCACCGGCACCCTCGTGGTACTCGGCCACGAACACGTCGGCCTCGCCGTTGGCCTCGTTGCCGTCGCTCAGCTGAGCGACGACGCGGTTGACGGCGTCGACCGGGTCACCGAAGTCGAGCCCCGAGATGCCCGTGGGTGTCACGAGCGCCGGGGCCTCCTGGGTGACGGCCCCGATGACGGCCAGGCGCTTGCCTGCCACGTCGAGGACCTTGTACTCGGGCAGCGCGGGGGTCGTGGTGCCCTTGAGGTAGACGTTCGCCCCGAGGTAGGCCCAGGTCGCGTTCGTCCCGCCCGCGATGACCCGGTCCGTGAGGTCGGCGAAACCGCCGTCGAGCTCGTGGTTGCCGACCGCCGACGCCTTCAGACCGAGTGCGTTGAGCACGTCGATCGTGGGCTGGTCCTTGGCGACCGACGACGCGAACAGGGTGGCGCCGATGTTGTCGCCCGCCGAGAGCAGGACCGTGTTGCCCTCACCCTTGGCCGCGCGCTCCTGCTCGATCGTCCCGGCGAAGTTGACGGTGTTGGCGTCGATCCGGCCGTGGAAGTCGTTGATGTTCAGCAGGGTCACGTCGGTCGTCGGGGGTGCGAGGTTGGCCTTGAGGCCGAGGATGACCGGGTCGTGGTCCGAGGACGCGAACGGGTCAGACGCGTAGAACAGCGTGCCGTGGTAGTTGTACCGGCTGTACTCGAGGGCGATCGACTCCGGGGAGTTGATCGACCAGATGGTCGAGCCCGTCGAGCGCGCCATCATCGCGTCGTTCACGAGCACGTGGTCCAGCGAGCCCGACAGCCCCGAGAAGCTGTACGAGTACTCCCCCGTCGCGAAGTGCGAGGTGGCGTCGGTGTAGCCCGCCGAGTACAGCACCTGCAGCGGGTCCTCCTGGGTGTAGGAGTTGAAGTCGCCGAGCAGCGCGGCTGCCGTCACCGGGGTCGTCGTGTACGACGCCAGCACGGTCGGGACCCACGCCGCGAGCGCGGTGGCCTGCGCGACGCGGGACGCGTTGGACGCGCCCTGGCCGTCGCCGGAGTCCACGTCGCCCGGCAGGGGACCACCCGAGCCCTTCGACTTGAGGTGGTTGACGGCGACGAAGAACGGCTCGCCGCCTCCGGCCGGGGTGAAGGCTTGGCCGATCGGCTCACGCGCGTTCGCGAACGCCTGACCGTCGGCGC contains:
- a CDS encoding ExeM/NucH family extracellular endonuclease: MLLNHPWLRRSTVAVAAAAALAVPGITPGFAAVSPTSTVVINEIYGGGGNSGSVLTHDFIELYNGADTALDVSTWSLQYASAAGTSWSGLIPLVGSIPAHSTYLVQAASQTGTSTVSNLPTPDLSNAVVNLAAANGNVALVSSTTKLSCITTACASDTAVVDLVGFGTGAAFAGTAAAPAPSATTSISRTGYVNSADNAADFRAGAPTPTAATTGEPTPTPTPTPTPTTPAAVVPITEIQGTGATSPLVGQTVTTAGVVTATYPTGGIAGFVIQTPGTGGTIDATHTASDAIFVYQQAGVTAQIGQYVLVTGAVSEFSGLTELTATTVEVSAETVAPVTPAVAAWPATDAAREPLESMLFAPTGAYTVTNTYSTNQYGEVGLAFGTTPLLQPTEVGRPGSAEATAATNDNAARKVVLDDGATTNFLNSANSGLTPPYVSLTNPVRVGAQVQFTQPLIVDYRNSAWKLNPTTRVTDATPLAERTQFKNTRTDAPDTAALAGADLRVSSFNVLNYFTTLGVAVAGCTSYNDRAGNPITVNTCPGTGPRGAWDAANLARQQAKIVAAINSLDADVVGLMEIENSVALGDPVDTAVSTLVGALNAADPAAHWAFVPSSTELPAVNLQDAITNALIYRTTAVTRLGDSHALGTASADGQAFANAREPIGQAFTPAGGGEPFFVAVNHLKSKGSGGPLPGDVDSGDGQGASNASRVAQATALAAWVPTVLASYTTTPVTAAALLGDFNSYTQEDPLQVLYSAGYTDATSHFATGEYSYSFSGLSGSLDHVLVNDAMMARSTGSTIWSINSPESIALEYSRYNYHGTLFYASDPFASSDHDPVILGLKANLAPPTTDVTLLNINDFHGRIDANTVNFAGTIEQERAAKGEGNTVLLSAGDNIGATLFASSVAKDQPTIDVLNALGLKASAVGNHELDGGFADLTDRVIAGGTNATWAYLGANVYLKGTTTPALPEYKVLDVAGKRLAVIGAVTQEAPALVTPTGISGLDFGDPVDAVNRVVAQLSDGNEANGEADVFVAEYHEGAGAGTPDGATLEQEIAAGGAFAKIVTQTDAKVDAIFTGHTHKVYAWDAPVPGSTTATRPILQTGSYGAFVGEITLTIDNATDDVIAYKATNVARTTTPAATLVATYPRAAAVKTIVDAAIASAAVEGNKVVGSLTADITTAYIGTSRDDRASESTLGNLVANSLRASLSDPLRGGAQIGVVNPGGLRSDLFAKQSSYSPAGPALDGQITYAQANAVLPFLNNLWTVSLTGAQFKTMLEQQWQTNPDGTVPSRPYLQLGLSDNVSYTYDASLAAGSRITSVTINGAALDPTASYRVGTFNFLATGGDNFRIFTSATDVRDSGLVDRDAWIAYLTANQPVSPSFARHAVQVTGLPSAATQDDTLAFGVAKLDLTSLGSPANTTLTASWVGSAAAPVQVPVTAGAAQVSVVVPRDVVGAATLRLVAAPSGTTVTIPVTVAPGVPIPPKAPGRAVLTSDNGWPRGLHDGDYTISADLRRGQNGTTFTLYENGVLIHTESLVDGTPNAQHVEVHLTGRVNGTYVYTGELSNLKGTTATTSVTVKVTDASPGKPHLFSDNWDGNGTYTVTAVKWWGTPATTYRLYEDGVLIDTQAMSASAGLGPQSASTTVTGRSVGKHTYRAELANAAGTTSSSVLTVRVHRP